Proteins encoded within one genomic window of Bradyrhizobium sp. AZCC 1719:
- a CDS encoding tripartite tricarboxylate transporter TctB family protein, with amino-acid sequence MRLGRDSFAGLIFLAVSLILLVQSFGLPQLPLVPVGPGFYPRIVLIFMAVTSAALIVQDLLARRAEPADVPAPAQPQRAYGLVALAFVIVALYLVLLPLLGYRIATVLFVAALQATLERPTTWRQWVVLAAIAIGTSAVTYLVFERYLTVLLPRGSWTDW; translated from the coding sequence ATGAGACTTGGCCGCGATAGCTTTGCCGGGCTGATTTTCCTCGCGGTCAGTCTGATCCTGCTTGTGCAATCGTTTGGACTGCCGCAGCTACCGCTGGTGCCGGTCGGTCCCGGCTTCTATCCGCGCATCGTCCTGATCTTCATGGCCGTGACCAGCGCGGCGCTGATCGTGCAGGACCTGCTCGCGCGGCGCGCTGAGCCGGCCGACGTCCCTGCTCCGGCGCAGCCGCAACGGGCCTATGGCCTGGTCGCGCTCGCCTTCGTCATTGTCGCGCTCTATTTGGTACTTCTGCCTCTGCTCGGCTATCGCATCGCCACCGTCCTGTTCGTCGCCGCGTTGCAAGCAACGCTCGAGAGGCCGACGACCTGGCGCCAATGGGTGGTCCTCGCGGCAATAGCGATTGGCACGTCGGCGGTGACGTACCTGGTCTTCGAGCGGTATCTCACCGTGCTGCTTCCTCGCGGTAGCTGGACAGACTGGTAG
- a CDS encoding tripartite tricarboxylate transporter substrate binding protein has protein sequence MRTVLRSLAATVALAAMAMPAAAQNYPERPIKMIVPWAAGGDTDNIFRPFAPLLQKHIGQPIVIANVTGASGTVGAREAKGSPPDGYTLYAVHDYIHLVHYAGVTDVKYSDFEPICLLSATPSVLTASPKTPWKTWAELAEDAKKRPGQITVGATLGSTSHIFPALIEKATGVKFKYVSYEGLAPRMNAILGGHVDLTDSNLTQKGKVDAGQLKFLAIAAEKRDPEAPDVPTLKELGMDIVYAVLRGLIVPKGTPAAVRAKLDEACGKAAKEPEFADAMKKQGTRVSYLNAAEYGPFLDKLDRESKVIMTDLGLAKQ, from the coding sequence ATGAGGACCGTGCTCCGCAGTTTGGCGGCAACAGTAGCGTTGGCCGCGATGGCCATGCCGGCCGCGGCTCAGAACTATCCTGAGCGCCCGATCAAGATGATCGTGCCGTGGGCGGCAGGCGGCGATACGGATAACATCTTCCGTCCTTTTGCGCCGCTTCTACAGAAGCACATCGGTCAGCCGATCGTGATCGCCAACGTCACAGGCGCCTCCGGCACCGTCGGGGCGCGCGAAGCCAAAGGCTCACCGCCGGACGGCTATACGCTTTATGCGGTGCACGACTACATCCACCTTGTGCACTATGCCGGCGTCACAGACGTCAAATACAGCGACTTTGAGCCGATCTGCCTGCTCTCTGCGACGCCATCGGTCCTGACCGCGAGCCCCAAGACGCCCTGGAAGACCTGGGCCGAGCTTGCCGAAGACGCCAAGAAGCGTCCGGGCCAGATCACCGTGGGGGCTACCCTTGGATCGACCAGCCACATCTTCCCGGCGCTCATCGAAAAGGCAACCGGCGTCAAGTTCAAGTACGTATCGTACGAAGGCCTTGCGCCGCGCATGAATGCCATTCTCGGCGGCCATGTCGATTTGACGGATTCCAACCTGACGCAGAAGGGCAAGGTCGATGCCGGGCAGCTCAAGTTTCTTGCCATTGCTGCCGAGAAGCGCGATCCCGAAGCCCCTGACGTGCCGACGCTGAAGGAGCTCGGCATGGACATCGTCTACGCGGTTTTGCGCGGCCTGATCGTACCGAAGGGCACGCCGGCCGCGGTGCGCGCCAAGCTGGACGAGGCCTGCGGAAAAGCCGCCAAGGAGCCGGAATTCGCGGACGCGATGAAGAAGCAGGGCACGCGCGTCTCCTATCTCAACGCCGCCGAATACGGTCCATTCCTCGACAAGCTCGACCGGGAGAGCAAGGTGATCATGACCGACCTCGGTCTCGCCAAGCAATGA
- a CDS encoding amidohydrolase family protein: MSTWLSEREQRLVAGAEAASAATPIPTQIVSNGEYLPPPQSAVQKKVEARINELADANGKHLGLSRRQFLHTSCGMAAAFLAMNDVYGNVFQVAPAEAREPELMRARAQGLADQFIFDVQTHFVRDDFDHKELLGLADFASQHWNPKMKEEGVSSLGRYKFQNYVKEIYYDSDTNMALLSGAPFDDPSWWLLSNEQIVKAREIINDFAGSRRLLAHSVITPKQPGWMEEVDKAIEVYKPDSWKSYTIGDPLAPSKYPWRLDDEQVMYPFYEKAVKAGINTLCIHKGLLPPDYEKSFAGVWEYATAWDIGKAAKDWPQMNFVIYHSALRPFTELPDKAWAEFEQTGRIQWATDLAEIPQKFGVSNVYAELGTCFANSAVAHPKFCAALVGTLIKGMGVDHVMWGTDSVWYGSPQWQIEAMRRLEIPEDMQKKHGFAPLGDANSATKQLIFAGNATRFYKIKLRAADNTRMPAYSEDRLASLKNEYTQAAKAPSNLRYGYVRAA; encoded by the coding sequence ATGAGCACCTGGCTTAGCGAGCGAGAGCAGCGTCTTGTCGCAGGCGCGGAGGCGGCATCGGCAGCAACGCCGATTCCCACGCAGATTGTTTCCAACGGCGAGTATCTGCCGCCCCCGCAGAGCGCTGTGCAAAAGAAAGTCGAGGCGCGGATCAACGAGCTCGCCGACGCGAACGGCAAGCACCTCGGCTTGAGCCGCCGGCAGTTCCTGCACACGAGCTGCGGCATGGCGGCGGCATTCCTCGCCATGAACGACGTCTACGGCAATGTTTTCCAGGTTGCGCCCGCGGAGGCGCGAGAGCCCGAATTGATGCGGGCGCGCGCGCAAGGCCTAGCCGACCAGTTCATTTTCGACGTTCAGACCCACTTCGTGCGCGACGACTTCGATCACAAGGAGCTGTTGGGGTTGGCGGACTTTGCGAGCCAGCACTGGAATCCGAAGATGAAGGAGGAGGGCGTCTCCTCGCTCGGCCGCTACAAGTTCCAGAATTATGTGAAAGAGATCTACTACGACAGCGACACCAACATGGCGCTGCTAAGCGGCGCGCCGTTCGACGATCCGAGCTGGTGGCTTCTTTCCAATGAGCAGATCGTCAAGGCGCGCGAAATCATCAACGACTTCGCCGGCTCGCGCCGCCTCTTGGCGCACAGCGTCATCACCCCAAAGCAGCCCGGCTGGATGGAGGAGGTCGACAAGGCGATCGAGGTCTACAAGCCGGATTCCTGGAAGTCCTACACGATCGGCGATCCGCTGGCGCCCTCCAAATATCCGTGGCGGCTCGACGACGAGCAGGTGATGTATCCGTTTTACGAGAAAGCGGTAAAGGCCGGCATCAACACGCTGTGCATCCACAAAGGGCTGCTGCCGCCCGATTACGAGAAGTCGTTCGCCGGCGTGTGGGAATATGCAACCGCGTGGGACATCGGAAAGGCTGCCAAGGATTGGCCGCAGATGAACTTCGTGATCTATCACTCGGCGCTACGGCCGTTCACCGAACTGCCGGACAAGGCGTGGGCCGAGTTCGAGCAGACCGGCCGCATCCAGTGGGCCACGGATCTCGCGGAAATCCCGCAGAAGTTCGGCGTCAGCAATGTCTATGCCGAGCTCGGTACATGCTTTGCCAACTCGGCAGTGGCGCATCCGAAATTCTGTGCCGCGCTGGTCGGCACGCTGATCAAGGGCATGGGGGTCGACCACGTGATGTGGGGCACCGACTCGGTTTGGTACGGCTCACCGCAGTGGCAGATCGAGGCGATGCGCCGGCTCGAAATCCCGGAGGACATGCAGAAGAAACATGGCTTTGCGCCGCTCGGCGATGCCAATAGCGCCACCAAGCAACTGATCTTCGCAGGCAACGCGACCAGGTTCTACAAGATCAAGCTGAGAGCGGCTGACAACACCAGGATGCCGGCCTATTCCGAGGACCGTCTCGCTTCGCTCAAGAACGAGTATACGCAGGCGGCCAAGGCGCCCTCGAACCTGCGCTACGGCTACGTTCGCGCTGCGTAA
- a CDS encoding complex I NDUFA9 subunit family protein has translation MVATNDQIVTVFGGTGFLGRRIVQRLRSRGFPVRIASRHPDHGYTLPGADDPQLQSVEANIHDERSVADALAGAYGVVNAVSLYVERGSETFHSVHVEAARRVAFQAHGAGVKRLVHLSGIGSDTTSPSHYIRKRGEGEQVVRAAFAEATLIRPAVMFGPDDAFLVVILKLLRQLPVYPMFGRGVTRLQPAYVDDVADAIGRIMQRAETPDIFEFGGPRVYSYEELLRAVAHQAGLAPRLLPIPFAAWHALAWASETLRIPFLTRNQVELMQIDTVSSPDMPGFAELGISPHSVEAILQKMLSDSGGQQ, from the coding sequence ATGGTGGCAACGAACGATCAGATCGTCACCGTGTTCGGTGGAACCGGCTTTCTGGGCCGCCGCATCGTTCAACGTCTGCGCTCACGCGGCTTTCCGGTTCGGATCGCGTCAAGGCATCCGGATCACGGCTACACCTTGCCTGGTGCTGACGATCCGCAACTTCAATCCGTAGAGGCCAACATTCACGACGAGCGGTCGGTGGCGGATGCGCTTGCCGGCGCTTATGGCGTCGTGAATGCGGTCAGTCTCTACGTCGAGCGCGGATCGGAGACTTTTCATTCCGTTCATGTCGAGGCCGCCCGGCGGGTAGCATTTCAAGCGCACGGGGCCGGAGTCAAAAGACTCGTCCACCTTTCAGGAATCGGCTCCGATACCACCTCGCCATCACACTACATCCGAAAGCGGGGCGAGGGCGAGCAGGTGGTCCGGGCCGCTTTCGCCGAGGCAACTTTGATCCGTCCGGCGGTGATGTTCGGACCGGACGACGCGTTTCTCGTCGTCATCCTCAAGCTGCTCCGCCAGCTTCCCGTCTATCCGATGTTCGGCCGCGGCGTGACCAGATTGCAGCCGGCCTATGTGGATGATGTTGCGGACGCGATTGGCCGGATCATGCAGCGCGCCGAGACGCCTGATATCTTCGAGTTCGGCGGCCCTCGCGTCTACTCTTACGAGGAGTTGCTTAGAGCCGTGGCGCATCAAGCTGGACTTGCGCCTCGACTGCTTCCAATCCCGTTTGCCGCCTGGCATGCACTCGCATGGGCCTCCGAAACGCTCCGGATTCCATTCCTGACGCGCAATCAAGTGGAGCTGATGCAAATCGACACCGTGTCATCACCGGATATGCCCGGATTTGCCGAGCTTGGGATATCGCCGCACTCGGTCGAGGCAATACTCCAGAAGATGCTGTCTGATTCCGGAGGACAACAATGA
- a CDS encoding tripartite tricarboxylate transporter permease translates to MFELLGHGLLTVLQWNYLVPLFAGTLIGVIGGALPGVTITMTIIVILPFTYGLDPLQGLAAMTGVYVGGSAGGLVTACLLGIPGTPSAIATTFDGFPMARGGAPGRAIWLGVWSSFFGGLLGGLFLILVTGPLAAIALQFGPWEYFSLFVLAMAMVAGLAESSFIKGLLSTAIGLLITVIGTDPIGSVPRFTFGSEFISGGFPFLPVLIGIFAFAQIMSDIEKARAPKTPEAVLTAQPSLGVSLGVSHLKVIGEILGRPFLLLWSTIVGILIGVLPAIGGSAANMLAYDQAKKLSRHPERFGTGIPEGIIASESSNNANVGGSLVTIMAFGIPGDAVTAVMLGAMTIHGIQSGPLFVSQQPTLAYGIYAAYILAHLLMVLILAAGALFMLQITRVRLAVLAPVVLVLCVIGAYALNNTMQSVYVLLIFGVFGYALVKCGFPLAPLILGLILGDQIEINLIRAIMTDDNPLLFFTRPISGALLLCAALSVALAVWQHMRHQARTAHEEAPEF, encoded by the coding sequence ATGTTCGAGCTTTTGGGACATGGGCTGCTGACGGTGCTGCAGTGGAATTATCTCGTTCCGCTGTTCGCCGGCACGCTCATCGGCGTGATCGGCGGCGCGCTGCCGGGCGTCACCATCACGATGACGATCATCGTCATCCTGCCGTTCACCTATGGCCTCGATCCGTTGCAGGGGCTGGCCGCGATGACCGGCGTCTATGTCGGCGGCTCCGCCGGCGGCCTGGTCACCGCCTGTCTGCTCGGAATTCCGGGCACGCCTTCGGCTATCGCCACGACCTTCGACGGCTTTCCGATGGCGCGGGGTGGCGCGCCGGGCCGGGCGATCTGGCTCGGCGTGTGGTCATCGTTCTTCGGCGGGCTGCTCGGCGGGCTGTTCCTGATCCTGGTGACCGGGCCGCTCGCGGCCATCGCACTTCAGTTCGGACCGTGGGAGTATTTCTCGCTGTTCGTGCTGGCCATGGCAATGGTGGCGGGCCTGGCCGAGTCCTCGTTCATCAAGGGCCTGCTGTCGACCGCCATCGGCCTCCTGATCACCGTCATCGGCACGGACCCGATCGGCAGCGTGCCGCGCTTCACCTTCGGGTCCGAGTTCATCAGCGGCGGCTTCCCGTTCCTGCCGGTGCTGATCGGGATTTTTGCGTTCGCGCAGATCATGTCCGACATCGAGAAGGCCCGAGCGCCAAAGACGCCCGAGGCCGTTCTGACCGCGCAGCCGAGTCTTGGGGTTTCCCTTGGGGTTTCCCACCTCAAGGTGATCGGCGAAATCCTCGGCCGTCCGTTCCTGCTCTTGTGGTCGACGATCGTCGGCATCCTGATCGGCGTGCTGCCGGCGATCGGCGGCAGCGCCGCCAATATGTTGGCCTACGACCAGGCGAAGAAGTTGTCGCGCCACCCCGAGCGTTTCGGCACAGGCATCCCCGAGGGCATCATCGCTTCTGAGTCATCCAACAATGCCAATGTCGGCGGCTCGCTGGTGACCATCATGGCGTTCGGCATCCCGGGCGACGCCGTGACCGCCGTCATGCTTGGCGCCATGACGATCCATGGCATCCAGTCGGGGCCGCTGTTCGTCTCCCAGCAACCCACCCTCGCCTACGGTATCTACGCCGCATACATTTTGGCACACCTGCTGATGGTGCTGATCCTGGCCGCGGGCGCGCTATTCATGCTTCAGATCACCCGTGTGAGGCTCGCGGTGCTTGCGCCGGTCGTGCTGGTGCTTTGCGTAATCGGTGCTTACGCGCTCAACAACACGATGCAGAGCGTGTATGTCCTGCTCATCTTTGGTGTGTTCGGCTATGCGCTGGTGAAGTGCGGATTTCCGCTGGCTCCGCTGATCCTCGGCCTCATCCTCGGCGATCAGATCGAGATCAACCTTATTCGGGCGATCATGACGGACGACAACCCGCTGCTGTTCTTCACGCGGCCGATTTCCGGCGCGTTACTGCTCTGCGCGGCGCTCTCGGTCGCCTTGGCTGTCTGGCAGCACATGCGTCATCAGGCGCGAACCGCGCATGAGGAAGCGCCCGAGTTCTGA